One genomic region from Plasmodium chabaudi chabaudi strain AS genome assembly, chromosome: 7 encodes:
- a CDS encoding rRNA-processing protein FCF1, putative: MGKFKKTQKILKLKRVINPNDNRLKKTNDKVIKKNDKNNEGKVKQIVPIDSNLFFNYNENLCPPYNIILDTNFINSSIQYKIDIIKGCSELLLAKCNIYVTDCVVAEMEKLGQRYSLALKLLKDPRYNRLTCTHKGTYADDCIVNRVTESRCYIIATNDRDLKIRLRKIPGVPILYAKNFKYKIERLPDNIMI; the protein is encoded by the exons atg GGgaagtttaaaaaaacacaaaaaattttaaaattaaaaagggtGATAAACCCAAATGATAAtagattaaaaaaaacaaatgataaagtaataaaaaaaaatgataaaaataatgaaggaAAAGTTAAACAAATAGTTCCAATTGAtagtaatttattttttaattataatgaaaatttatgtccaccatataatataatattagatacaaattttataaattcaagtatacaatataaaattgatataattaaaGGATGTTcagaattattattagcaaaatgtaatatttatgtaacGGATTGTGTTGTTGCAGAAATGGAAAAGTTAGGACAACGTTATTCGCTTGCTTTAAAATTACTTAAAGATCCGAGATATAATAGATTAACATGCACACACAAAGGGACTTATGCTGACGATTGTATAGTCAATCGAGTTACTGAAAGTCGATGTTATATAATTGCAACAAATGATAGAGATTTAAAAATACGATTAAGAAAAATCCCAGGTGTTccaattttatatgcaaaaaatttcaaatataaaattgaaagaCTTCCAGACaatattatgatataa
- a CDS encoding dynactin subunit 6, putative → MNNSKIVNLLSLNLDRNIDNNFERKNDFFCESDLSHISSHDEIKSNSLLGLISINSFTNDSKNSIKSENLNPFKRVHSLNEYTMNYKTLWSEKSNALLFNNMFTKFNTNHNQIYTFNSYENSNTILSCKSKSSEITFDTEPNDIYKKYSSNFKSNSSNGYIDNFIYIDTFNSDVNKQIKNRITNNESPLSFYLNQIQNYDLNKFNQDKNSSINSSKFIKINKEINQTDFFKDTKEIPTAPKMTTNYLFKKNATNYVLKYIRRYNEYINGTKLQNYRAIKKMLRKSRKACRSIMIKNFHNKKNMMKLLMYMEKDKKVMKLWEDKNKKYFLQLFYYYFISFYLKKSQEKKKKKLCYIDKCIANNLFQNTHKYKEINTKTLSNNKTNSNDYRSYVFGKLNQNVILGKGNSIFPGSTILSTTAKIYIGDHNLFEDNVTIINNTNKNMYIGNYNIFRSGTHIINSLKIGSNNYFDYKSTLYNCTLNGCAFVKANILMNMKEIEKTNPYFVNSTITNIHPIFIKEHANEIKLRYNHMNSSE, encoded by the exons atgaataattcCAAAATCGTAAACCTGCTATCATTAAACCTAGACAGAAATATAGATAACAATTTCGAACGAAAAAATGACTTTTTTTGTGAATCGGATTTATCACATATATCAAGTcatgatgaaataaaatcaaaCAGTCTGTTAGGTTTAATTTCTATTAATAGTTTTACTAATgattcaaaaaattcaattaaaagtgaaaatttaaatccTTTTAAACGTGTGCATTCTTTAAATGAATACACAATGAACTATAAAACATTATGGTCAGAAAAAAGTAATGcactattatttaataatatgtttacaaaatttaatacaaatcataatcaaatatatactttcaATTCGTATGAAAATTCAAATACGATTTTATCTTGTAAATCCAAATCAAGTGAAATAACTTTTGATACCGAACccaatgatatatataaaaaatattcttctAATTTTAAGTCTAACTCTTCTAATGGTTATATagacaattttatttatatcgaCACATTTAATTCGGAcgtaaataaacaaataaaaaatcgtatcacaaataatgaatccccattatctttttatttaaatcaaattcaaaattatgatttaaacaaatttaatcAAGACAAAAATAGTTCGATAAATTCTTcaaaatttatcaaaattaataaggaaataaatcaaacag acttttttaaagataCCAAAGAAATTCCTACAGCCCCCAAAATGACAACGAATTAccttttcaaaaaaaatgcaactaattatgttttaaagTACATTAGAagatataatgaatatataaatggaactaaattacaaaattatagggcaataaaaaaaatgcttcGAAAGAGCAGAAAAGCTTGCCGAAgtattatgataaaaaatttccataataaaaaaaatatgatgaagcttttaatgtatatggaaaaagacaaaaagGTTATGAAATTATgggaagataaaaataaaaaatattttttacagctattttattattattttatttcattttatttaaaaaaaagccaagaaaaaaaaaaaaaaaaattatgctaCATAGACAAATGTATAGCGAACAATCTATTTCAAAATAcgcataaatataaagaaataaatacaaaaacattatcaaataataaaacaaattctAATGATTATAGGTCTTATGTTTTTGGTAAACTAAATCAAAATGTAATATTAGGGAAAGGAAATTCTATATTTCCTGGCTCAACTATTTTATCAACAACcgcaaaaatatatataggagATCATAACTTATTTGAAGACAATGTtactataataaataacacaaataaaaatatgtacattggcaattataatatttttcgatCGGGCacacatataattaattctCTCAAAATTGGAAGTaacaattattttgattacAAAA GCACCTTATATAATTGCACTTTAAATGGGTGTGCATTTGTGAAGGCAAATATACTTATGAATATGAAAGAAATCGAAAAAACAAATCCCTACTTTGTCAATAGCACGATAACAAATATTCATCcgatatttattaaa GAACATgctaatgaaataaaacttAGATATAATCACATGAACAGTTCagaataa